A region of the Conyzicola lurida genome:
GGCACCGACGCCGCCTTCGACCCGCAGAACCCGAAGCAGATCAAGATCGGGCGCCGACTCGCCATCAAGGTGCTCAATGCGGCGAAGTTCGTCTACTCGTTCCCCGAACCCGTCGAGGGCGCCGGGGTGACCGAGGCACTCGACCTCGACCTGCTCGCCGAACTGGACCGCGTCGTCGCTGTCGCCACCAAGGCGTTCGACGAGTTCGACCACGCCCGCGCGCTCGAGACGACGGAGCATTTCTTCTGGGTCTTCTGCGACGACTACCTCGAACTGGTCAAGGAGCGCGCCTACGGTTCGTCGACGCCCGAGGGCCAGGCGAGCGCCGCGCTCACGCTGCGCACCGCGGTCGACGTGCTGCTGCGCCTGTTCGCGCCGTTCATCCCGTTCGCCACCGAAGAGGTGTGGAGCTGGACCCACGACGACTCGGTGCACACCGCGCCGTGGCCCGTCGCCGGCGACTCGGAGGAGCCCACCGGGCTCCTGCCGCTCGTCTCCGAAGCGCTCATCAGCATCCGCCGCGCCAAGACCGACGCGAAGGCGTCGCAGAAGACCGAGGTCACCTCGGCCACGATCTCCGGGCCCGCGTTGCTCGAGCTGGGCCTCGAAGACCTCAAAGGCGTCGGCCGTATCGCGACCGTCACCTTCGTCGAGTCCGACACCGTCGCGGTGAGCGACATCGTGCTGGCGGAGCAGCCCGCGTGACCGTCGTCGTCCGGCCGATCGAGGCGGGTGACCGCGCGGACTGGGAGCGTCTCTTCGGCGAGTACGGCGTCTTCTACAAGACGGCGTTCACGCCCGAGATTTTGGAACGCGTCTGGTCCCACCTGCAGACGGAGGGGTCGGGGCTCGACGCCCTCGTCGCCGAACTCGACGGGTCCCTCGTCGGCATCGCCATGTACCGCTCGCACCCCGACAGCTTCACCGGGTACATCGACTGGTACCTCGACGACCTGTACACGGCCCCCGAGGCGCGTGGGCACGGCGTCGCGACGGCCCTGATCGAGGAGATCACCCGCCTTGCCCGCGCCACGGCGCCCCTGGGAACGCTCCGCTGGATCACCGCCGACGATAACGAGCGGGCCCAGCGGGTCTACGACCGTCTGGCCACCAAGACGAACTACCTGACCTACGAAGTGAGGCTCTGATGCAGCTCGGAACACGCTGGACCGTCGGCGGCGCGACCCCCGACCGGCTCTCGCCCGGATTTGTGCTCGCGATCCGCGACGTGGAGGCGCAACTCGCCGAGGTGGACACCAGCCAGTGGCGCTGGACCCTGACCTGGCTCGAGGGGCGGCCCGTCGCCGAGCTCGACGACGGCACCGTCATCCGGGTCGACCATGCCGGCCTGGTCTCGACGACTTTCGACGGGTCGAACCCGCTCGACGAAGACTGAGTCGGTCGAACCCGCTCGACGAAGACTGAGACCGTCTAGAAGATGCGGTACAGCGGGTAGTTCGCGCCCGCGTCACGCATGCTGAGCGCGGTCTCCGCCTCGCGCGCGGCGGCGACGCGCAGCGCGTGTTCCTCGCGGTCGGCGATGGTGACGACCCGTGCTCGCGACTTGCGTTCGCCCCAGGC
Encoded here:
- a CDS encoding GNAT family N-acetyltransferase, translated to MTVVVRPIEAGDRADWERLFGEYGVFYKTAFTPEILERVWSHLQTEGSGLDALVAELDGSLVGIAMYRSHPDSFTGYIDWYLDDLYTAPEARGHGVATALIEEITRLARATAPLGTLRWITADDNERAQRVYDRLATKTNYLTYEVRL